The window TATCGGAATCGAACCAATCACCTACTGATTACAAGTCAGTTGCTCTACCAGATGAGCTAAAGCGGCATTCATATTTCTTTGTTGTTTTGTCCTTGTCTCTCTCGGACATTAGTTATAATACAATATTTTACATTTTTTGTCAAACACTTTTTTTAAATTTTTTTAAAAATTTTTTTCACTATATTATAAACCTAACATTTTCAATATATTTCCATAGATTATTTTTTAAAAATTTTTTCAATTTCCTCTTCACTATACTCTCTTTTGGCCTTCATATTTTCTAAAAGATCTTTTTTTATATCCAATTTTTTTTCTATCTCTTTCATCTCTTTTACAATTTCAACATTTTTTATTCCATTTTCATGAAAAATTTTCTCAACATTTTTTAAACACTCTATCGAAGCTGGCTTTACCCAACTTTCTGCTCCTCTTCTTGCTAAAGAGTTAAGTTGAAGTTTATCAAATCTTATCTCTTGCAAAAATTTAGCCATTTTTTCTATATCCTCTTTTCTGTCTGTAAGCCCCTCTATAATAAAAGTTTCAAGATATACTTTACCCTTATAACAACTAGCAGATAGTTTTCTTAATCCCTCCATTATCATAGATACATTTACATTTTCACCTGGTCTATTTATCTTATGAAAAACTTCATTATTTACACTATTCAATGTTGGAATAATAAGATCTACATCTAATATCTCCTCTATTACCTCATCCTCTTTTAAAAGTAACCCATTTGTAATTAAGCAAACTTTCAAATCTGTATTATTTTTTATCCA is drawn from Fusobacterium varium and contains these coding sequences:
- a CDS encoding radical SAM protein, which produces MYRHVFGPVPSRRLGVSLGVDLVKPKSCNMNCVFCECGATPKLSTKRESFKDIKEVEEELKSVLKDVTPDYITFSGSGEPTLSKDLGKIVKWIKNNTDLKVCLITNGLLLKEDEVIEEILDVDLIIPTLNSVNNEVFHKINRPGENVNVSMIMEGLRKLSASCYKGKVYLETFIIEGLTDRKEDIEKMAKFLQEIRFDKLQLNSLARRGAESWVKPASIECLKNVEKIFHENGIKNVEIVKEMKEIEKKLDIKKDLLENMKAKREYSEEEIEKIFKK